The following are encoded together in the Ezakiella massiliensis genome:
- a CDS encoding S-layer homology domain-containing protein: protein MKKLLSIILAALMVVSFLPVNIEAAKFKDVPDSEWYAPYVNKAASAGVIKGYGDGTFKPKGNIAFTEITSLLANLVNVSEADLKVANATYGKDLDALLNVVKQQGNPGIDWARPAILKCLYAGVYSMKGLALAVEGKMLLDTKPAQRKPVDRTNTAGFIANALKLDTKQAVSLSYKDTSKISVDAHSRIQALIDIGVLSKEGDGTGNFRPNDPIDRASIAKMITVAMDYLEKNPAKPVTPPEPPKPVTTTIEGTVVDVTENGDEVIALINTGAKTQSVLVGYAAELIIDGSPALFDKITKGMKGTFTYTTETAKVTKATLKSTEETIEGKISAIYSTYRFEIEYKKGSILNNKMELDLRDADIYIDGSKSSLTNLDVNYEVKITKLGEKVTKVEAKRGEAYSDGTFYQFGYSEYDKEYYVDIYPNNKRDRRSSKLATNYIYINGKSVDNRDLVRSGDEYKYIAKDAPVKLKFDRDNRVTEITTVFGDVRNGKVSGYLYESPSRSDSRIVISQYKYDSRYRNDTVNLNVGRYTVDVKIDGYSKPSGRSSYYDISDLRRDYWVTVTMKDGYVSSIEADSKGDKRYTDISTVYGKIYEVNSRRSYVDIDFRDDSDKKYFDASHLEFTYDSNTKFYDRGSSITLYEFENRYSDKKDLDKEVIVEVERRSRDSKYYIKSIDVR from the coding sequence ATGAAAAAGCTATTATCGATAATATTAGCTGCTTTGATGGTTGTATCTTTTTTACCAGTAAATATTGAAGCGGCTAAATTTAAAGATGTCCCAGACAGTGAATGGTACGCACCTTATGTTAACAAGGCTGCATCGGCCGGAGTTATCAAGGGCTACGGAGACGGGACATTCAAACCAAAAGGAAATATTGCATTTACAGAAATCACAAGCTTGCTTGCAAATCTTGTAAATGTTTCTGAGGCTGATCTAAAAGTTGCAAACGCAACTTACGGTAAAGATCTTGATGCCCTATTAAATGTTGTTAAACAACAAGGAAACCCAGGCATTGATTGGGCTAGACCAGCTATTTTAAAATGCCTATACGCAGGTGTTTATTCAATGAAGGGCTTAGCTCTAGCTGTTGAAGGAAAGATGCTTTTGGACACAAAACCTGCACAAAGAAAACCTGTTGATAGAACCAACACAGCTGGCTTTATAGCAAATGCTTTGAAGCTAGATACCAAACAAGCTGTATCCTTATCATACAAGGACACAAGCAAAATTTCTGTTGACGCTCACTCACGCATCCAAGCTCTAATCGACATTGGAGTTTTGAGCAAAGAAGGAGACGGCACAGGAAACTTTAGACCTAACGATCCAATCGATAGGGCAAGTATAGCTAAGATGATTACAGTTGCTATGGATTATCTTGAAAAGAATCCAGCAAAGCCTGTCACACCACCAGAACCACCAAAGCCAGTTACCACTACAATTGAAGGTACTGTTGTAGACGTTACAGAAAATGGCGATGAAGTTATTGCTCTTATTAATACAGGAGCAAAGACTCAATCAGTTTTAGTTGGCTATGCAGCAGAGCTAATTATTGATGGTTCACCAGCTCTATTTGATAAAATAACCAAAGGCATGAAGGGTACTTTCACATACACAACAGAAACAGCCAAGGTTACAAAGGCAACTTTAAAATCAACGGAAGAAACAATCGAAGGTAAAATTTCAGCTATATATTCAACATATAGGTTCGAAATCGAATACAAAAAGGGTTCAATCTTAAATAATAAAATGGAGCTCGACTTAAGAGATGCTGACATTTATATAGATGGGTCAAAATCAAGCCTAACAAACCTAGATGTAAATTATGAAGTTAAAATTACAAAACTTGGCGAAAAGGTAACTAAGGTTGAAGCAAAACGCGGAGAAGCTTATTCAGATGGTACCTTCTATCAATTCGGTTACAGTGAATATGATAAAGAATACTATGTCGATATCTATCCAAACAACAAGAGAGATAGAAGATCTTCAAAACTTGCTACAAATTATATTTATATTAATGGTAAGTCAGTAGATAATAGAGACTTAGTAAGGTCCGGAGATGAATACAAATATATCGCTAAAGATGCGCCTGTTAAATTAAAATTTGATAGGGACAACAGGGTAACAGAAATTACAACTGTTTTTGGAGATGTAAGAAATGGTAAGGTTTCAGGTTATCTCTATGAAAGCCCATCAAGAAGTGATAGTAGAATTGTTATCTCCCAATATAAATACGATAGCAGATACAGAAATGATACTGTTAATTTAAATGTTGGAAGATATACTGTTGATGTTAAGATTGACGGCTACTCAAAACCAAGTGGCAGAAGCAGCTACTATGATATATCAGACCTCAGACGCGACTACTGGGTTACTGTAACCATGAAAGATGGTTATGTAAGCTCTATTGAAGCAGATTCAAAGGGTGACAAGAGATATACTGATATATCTACAGTATATGGAAAAATATATGAAGTTAACTCAAGAAGAAGCTATGTAGATATTGACTTCAGAGATGACAGTGATAAAAAATACTTTGATGCAAGCCACTTAGAGTTTACCTATGATAGCAATACAAAATTCTACGATAGGGGATCATCGATTACACTGTATGAATTTGAGAACAGATATTCTGATAAGAAAGATCTTGACAAAGAAGTAATAGTAGAAGTTGAGAGAAGATCAAGAGACAGTAAGTACTATATCAAAAGCATTGACGTTAGATAA
- a CDS encoding flavodoxin, which yields MLSIIYYTETGNTEAMAEAIKDGAEEAGKEVRLLSVDDASEADVKEADAVLFGCPAKGDEEIEDLEFRPFLESVMEDLKDKKVGIFGSYAWNDGEWIENWKKEMEENGVEIVEALKAFDYPDADALEECKELGKNF from the coding sequence ATGTTATCAATTATTTATTACACAGAAACAGGCAATACAGAAGCTATGGCCGAAGCTATTAAAGACGGCGCAGAAGAAGCTGGCAAAGAAGTTAGATTACTATCTGTTGACGACGCATCAGAAGCTGATGTAAAAGAAGCAGACGCAGTTTTATTCGGTTGCCCTGCAAAAGGCGACGAAGAAATCGAAGACCTAGAATTTAGACCTTTCCTTGAATCAGTTATGGAAGATTTAAAGGATAAGAAAGTTGGAATCTTTGGTTCATACGCATGGAACGACGGCGAATGGATTGAAAACTGGAAAAAAGAAATGGAAGAAAACGGTGTTGAAATTGTAGAAGCACTTAAAGCTTTCGACTATCCAGATGCAGACGCCCTAGAAGAATGCAAAGAACTCGGCAAAAACTTCTAA
- the mscL gene encoding large conductance mechanosensitive channel protein MscL, whose amino-acid sequence MIKEFKEFISKGNVMDMAVGVIMGGAFGKIVSSLVNDLLMPLIGLILGGVDFTNLFIALDGGNYASLAAAEEAGAALFKYGAFIQNIIDFLIIAFCIFLMVKAFNKTKKEEPAPAPTTKACPYCKSEIAIDAVKCPHCTADLSK is encoded by the coding sequence ATGATCAAAGAATTTAAAGAATTTATTTCAAAAGGAAATGTCATGGACATGGCCGTAGGTGTTATCATGGGTGGAGCCTTTGGTAAAATCGTTTCATCACTCGTAAACGACCTACTAATGCCACTTATCGGCTTAATCTTGGGTGGAGTTGATTTTACCAACTTGTTTATCGCCCTTGATGGAGGCAACTACGCAAGTCTTGCAGCTGCAGAAGAAGCAGGAGCAGCTCTATTTAAATACGGTGCTTTTATCCAAAACATCATCGACTTTTTGATAATCGCTTTCTGTATCTTCTTGATGGTTAAAGCATTTAACAAAACTAAAAAAGAAGAACCAGCTCCAGCTCCAACCACAAAAGCATGCCCATATTGCAAGAGCGAAATTGCAATCGATGCTGTTAAATGTCCACATTGTACAGCTGACTTAAGCAAATAA
- a CDS encoding viroplasmin family protein — translation MKYYAIKNGKTPGIYTSWDQAKAQVHGYKGAVYKSFKTKEEAENYMIDNNIEDKIISSHEEGEAIVYVDGSYSKDKTYSYGYVIIDGEEEIKGAKRFDDPRYQDYRNVAGEVLGTMAAIDRAIELGYEKIYLHYDYTGIRHWALKEWKANNILTQRYRDYFDTIKDKIEVVFVKVDAHTGIKYNEMVDKLAKDAKL, via the coding sequence ATGAAATACTATGCAATAAAAAACGGCAAGACTCCGGGCATTTATACATCGTGGGATCAAGCCAAGGCTCAAGTGCACGGTTACAAGGGTGCTGTATATAAGTCTTTTAAGACAAAAGAAGAAGCCGAAAATTATATGATAGATAATAATATAGAAGATAAAATAATTTCATCCCATGAGGAGGGAGAGGCAATTGTTTATGTAGACGGGAGTTACTCCAAAGACAAAACTTATTCTTATGGTTATGTAATTATAGATGGGGAAGAAGAAATTAAAGGCGCGAAGAGATTTGATGATCCAAGATACCAGGACTACAGAAATGTTGCTGGCGAAGTTTTGGGAACCATGGCGGCTATAGACAGGGCTATTGAACTCGGCTATGAGAAAATATATTTGCACTATGACTACACGGGCATCAGGCACTGGGCCCTCAAAGAATGGAAGGCCAACAATATTTTAACCCAGAGATATAGGGATTATTTTGATACCATAAAAGATAAAATTGAAGTCGTTTTTGTAAAGGTTGACGCTCACACAGGCATTAAATATAATGAAATGGTGGATAAACTCGCCAAGGATGCAAAGCTATAA
- a CDS encoding diacylglycerol kinase family protein has product MRIRFIINPSSGREKSRDTMIAVSKFLLEDGHEISARYTSKKDDAILFATEAVKDEVDRIVVIGGDGTVNEVVAGIVSQDSKIPLTIIPCGTTNDFAKYMKLCKSNYETYESIVGDNFKDIDVGICNNKYFINVGAVGILTDVAHNTPKSLKSVFGRSAYVLKALSEINPENLKPMNMTIESEEFSEELMAYLFLISNTQSIGGFDKMAPLASVSDGKLDCIIVKEMPIVDLISCFMKIRDGKHINHDGVVYFQSSDVKLYCDQEVELDVDGEYFGDLPAHFSVCKEALRITL; this is encoded by the coding sequence ATGAGAATTAGGTTTATTATTAATCCTTCAAGCGGCAGAGAAAAAAGCCGAGATACCATGATTGCGGTTTCCAAATTTCTTTTGGAGGACGGCCACGAGATATCTGCTAGGTACACCAGCAAGAAAGATGATGCTATTTTATTTGCCACAGAGGCGGTCAAGGACGAAGTTGACCGGATTGTGGTAATTGGCGGAGACGGAACTGTAAATGAAGTTGTGGCTGGCATAGTTAGCCAGGACTCCAAGATTCCACTGACTATAATCCCCTGCGGGACGACAAATGACTTTGCAAAGTATATGAAACTTTGTAAGTCCAATTATGAAACTTATGAATCCATTGTCGGAGATAATTTCAAGGACATAGACGTGGGTATCTGCAACAATAAATATTTTATAAATGTTGGAGCAGTGGGAATTTTAACAGACGTTGCCCACAACACGCCCAAGTCCTTGAAATCAGTTTTTGGCAGGAGTGCTTATGTTTTAAAGGCCCTATCAGAAATCAACCCAGAAAATTTAAAGCCAATGAATATGACTATTGAGTCTGAAGAATTTTCAGAAGAGCTCATGGCTTATTTGTTTTTAATATCAAATACACAAAGCATTGGCGGCTTTGATAAGATGGCTCCGCTTGCAAGCGTTTCAGACGGCAAGCTGGATTGCATAATTGTCAAGGAGATGCCAATAGTTGACCTCATATCATGCTTTATGAAGATTAGAGACGGAAAACACATTAATCATGACGGCGTTGTTTACTTCCAAAGCTCAGATGTAAAATTGTACTGTGACCAGGAAGTGGAACTTGATGTTGACGGAGAATACTTTGGCGACCTGCCAGCACATTTTTCCGTTTGCAAAGAAGCCCTTAGGATAACATTATAG
- a CDS encoding MarR family winged helix-turn-helix transcriptional regulator, whose protein sequence is MNDKKFNDDIVEIEEYIRYLDWKIRLKGRTILADEDITPLQFYALQMIKYQNGKATPKYLTNLLKIAPSTVSDMIRKMEETGYIKKEVTEYDKRSFYIDVTDKGNRVIDDVIEERHKFLQKCLADESDQEIEKIREGLKHLYEVLKKQ, encoded by the coding sequence ATGAACGATAAAAAATTTAATGATGACATTGTGGAAATAGAAGAATATATTAGGTATTTAGACTGGAAGATTAGACTAAAAGGTAGAACTATCCTGGCTGATGAAGATATAACTCCCCTGCAGTTTTATGCCCTGCAGATGATTAAGTACCAAAACGGCAAAGCTACTCCGAAATATCTGACCAATCTTTTAAAAATTGCCCCATCCACCGTTTCGGATATGATTAGAAAAATGGAGGAAACGGGTTACATCAAAAAAGAGGTTACAGAGTATGATAAACGTTCTTTTTATATTGATGTAACTGACAAGGGCAACAGGGTTATAGATGATGTTATCGAGGAAAGACACAAATTTTTGCAAAAGTGTTTGGCTGATGAAAGTGACCAAGAAATTGAAAAAATAAGAGAGGGCCTCAAGCACCTCTACGAAGTTTTGAAAAAACAATAA
- a CDS encoding MATE family efflux transporter, protein MDKKNFYKKALKMAWPSVLESFFLSLAGMIDTLMVSALGPAAIAAVGLTNQPKFIGLAVFFSISIAVSALVARRKGQENKEGANQILVTAFTVVLILTVIITTVMCVWADPILRAAGSNADTHQIAHEYFLIIMGFCIFNTISITINAAQRGSGNTKIAFTTNFVSTIVNITFNFLLIKGRFGFPALGIRGAAIATVIGAFVAALMSIRSLFKKNSYVSIPFIIKNKIKPSKDALKSISLLGSNLLIENFAMRVGFLTTAMLAASLGTEQFAAHNVGMQFLSLGFAFADGMQVAAVSLSGQALGAKKPDEAIMYGHACQKIGLGISVILSLLLFTFGDKLYGLFFDEAHIIEYGLLIIKFITVIVLLQISQIIYGGVLRAAGDVKYTLLSTIVSVTIIRTAVTYVLVKVMGLGLTGIWIGVFSDQFSRFIFNSLRFKSKRWIKIEI, encoded by the coding sequence TTGGATAAGAAAAATTTTTATAAAAAAGCATTAAAGATGGCCTGGCCTTCTGTACTGGAGAGTTTTTTCCTGTCCCTGGCCGGGATGATTGATACACTTATGGTTTCTGCCCTAGGACCTGCGGCAATTGCTGCGGTCGGTCTAACTAACCAGCCAAAATTTATTGGCCTGGCTGTATTTTTTTCTATAAGTATAGCTGTGTCCGCCCTGGTCGCCAGGCGAAAGGGTCAGGAAAATAAAGAAGGCGCCAACCAGATTTTGGTAACCGCCTTTACAGTTGTTTTAATTTTAACGGTCATTATTACCACTGTTATGTGCGTATGGGCCGATCCTATTTTAAGAGCAGCTGGATCAAATGCCGACACCCACCAAATCGCCCACGAATATTTTTTAATCATTATGGGCTTTTGTATTTTTAATACCATTAGCATTACAATAAACGCAGCCCAACGAGGAAGCGGTAACACAAAAATCGCTTTTACAACCAACTTTGTTTCGACAATTGTAAATATTACTTTTAACTTTTTGCTCATCAAGGGCCGCTTTGGTTTCCCAGCTCTCGGCATTAGAGGTGCTGCAATCGCAACAGTTATCGGTGCTTTTGTGGCAGCTTTAATGTCAATTCGCTCGCTCTTTAAGAAAAATAGTTATGTAAGTATTCCATTTATTATTAAAAATAAAATAAAGCCAAGCAAGGACGCTCTTAAAAGCATTTCCCTCTTGGGATCAAATCTGCTAATAGAAAACTTTGCCATGAGGGTTGGCTTTTTAACAACAGCCATGCTAGCCGCAAGTCTTGGCACAGAACAATTCGCTGCCCACAATGTAGGCATGCAGTTTTTGAGTTTGGGTTTCGCCTTTGCTGACGGCATGCAGGTAGCTGCAGTTTCGCTTTCGGGTCAAGCACTTGGAGCCAAAAAACCTGACGAGGCAATCATGTATGGCCACGCCTGCCAAAAAATCGGCCTTGGTATATCAGTGATACTTTCCCTTTTATTATTTACCTTTGGCGACAAGCTCTATGGACTCTTCTTTGACGAAGCCCATATAATTGAATACGGACTCTTAATTATAAAATTTATAACGGTCATAGTTCTCTTGCAGATTTCACAAATTATTTACGGCGGAGTTTTGAGGGCAGCAGGCGACGTAAAATATACACTTCTAAGTACAATAGTCAGTGTTACTATTATTAGAACTGCTGTTACCTATGTCCTAGTAAAAGTTATGGGCCTCGGCCTAACGGGAATTTGGATCGGCGTTTTCTCAGACCAATTCTCAAGATTTATTTTTAATAGCTTGAGATTTAAATCCAAGCGCTGGATCAAAATTGAAATTTAA
- a CDS encoding M20 family metallopeptidase: MNKYYEQAKKLQAKMIEQRRDLHQMPELGLDLPKTSAYVEEKLKALGLEVKRYGTSGLSATIKGGKGEGKTILLRADMDALPMEEINDLDFKAEGTCAHTCGHDLHTSMLLAAAEIINDNKDDFKGNIKLMFQPAEEIFKGSRMMIEEGLLEDPKVDVAFAMHTGLDHLPGSISYNTGYMTTSCDNFKIEIKGKGAHGAYPHTGIDPINAGVLIYQQFAQLISRDNTPQATTTLTFGQFSAGSNSNIIPDTAVMQGTMRTYDPEVRDRLKKRMIEIIEGAEKVTGTKIDLDFFSGVPSTYSNPELTGEFVDIIKNANPDIEMIDGLLIMASEDFAVIAEKVPSVYIMCNCKVEGNNFSHHNPGVLFNEDAMPIGAGTFASFAIEWLNKN, from the coding sequence ATGAATAAATATTATGAACAAGCTAAGAAACTTCAAGCAAAAATGATTGAACAAAGACGGGACCTTCATCAAATGCCAGAGCTTGGACTGGACTTGCCAAAGACCAGCGCCTATGTAGAAGAAAAATTAAAGGCCTTGGGTCTAGAAGTTAAAAGATACGGGACTTCTGGTTTAAGTGCTACTATTAAAGGAGGCAAGGGCGAAGGCAAAACTATTTTGCTAAGAGCAGACATGGACGCCCTACCCATGGAAGAAATAAATGATTTGGATTTTAAGGCTGAAGGCACCTGTGCTCATACATGCGGCCACGACTTACACACATCCATGCTTTTGGCAGCAGCCGAGATTATTAACGACAACAAGGACGACTTCAAGGGCAATATTAAACTTATGTTCCAACCTGCAGAAGAAATTTTCAAGGGCTCACGGATGATGATTGAGGAGGGGCTTTTGGAAGATCCAAAGGTAGACGTTGCCTTTGCCATGCACACAGGCCTTGACCATTTACCAGGTTCCATTTCATACAACACTGGATACATGACAACCTCTTGTGACAATTTTAAAATCGAAATCAAGGGCAAGGGGGCTCATGGGGCTTACCCACACACAGGTATTGACCCAATAAACGCTGGCGTTTTAATTTACCAACAATTCGCACAACTCATTAGCCGCGACAACACCCCACAAGCCACAACTACTTTAACCTTTGGCCAATTTTCAGCGGGCAGCAATTCAAATATTATTCCTGACACAGCTGTCATGCAAGGGACCATGAGGACTTATGATCCAGAAGTTCGCGATAGGTTAAAGAAAAGAATGATCGAAATAATTGAAGGCGCAGAAAAAGTTACAGGTACAAAAATTGATTTGGACTTTTTCTCTGGCGTTCCATCCACTTATTCAAATCCAGAACTCACAGGAGAATTTGTAGACATAATTAAAAATGCAAACCCAGATATAGAGATGATCGACGGCCTCCTCATAATGGCATCTGAAGACTTTGCTGTTATTGCAGAAAAAGTTCCTTCAGTCTATATTATGTGCAACTGCAAGGTCGAAGGTAATAATTTCTCTCACCACAATCCAGGAGTTTTATTTAACGAAGACGCCATGCCAATCGGCGCTGGGACTTTTGCTAGCTTCGCAATTGAATGGCTAAATAAAAATTAA
- a CDS encoding methionine ABC transporter ATP-binding protein, with product MIKVSNLKKVYQIDGKNFNAVDDVSFEVDKGEIFGIIGLSGAGKSTVIRCINRLDEPTDGKIEIDEVEMTSLNKNELLSKRKDIAMIFQHFNLFNQMTVFENVAYPLRLAKWTKADIEKRVDEMLDFVELKNRKNSYPAELSGGQKQRVAIARALATNPKILLSDEATSALDPSTTKDICDLIKRSAKVYGTTVIIITHQMEVAKDICNRIAVMENGKIIEENEAEELFRNPREKVTRAFIEAIPISEEAKYHDYESKGRLVRLTYDGATADTPIISQISKDFDVKINILSGNINKLVDTSVGYLIVEFIGEDAEIDRTLKYCKDGGINLEVLNV from the coding sequence ATGATTAAAGTAAGTAATTTAAAAAAAGTTTATCAGATTGACGGTAAAAATTTTAACGCCGTGGATGATGTGAGCTTTGAAGTCGACAAAGGAGAAATATTTGGAATAATTGGCTTAAGCGGAGCCGGCAAGTCAACTGTTATTAGGTGTATCAACAGACTTGACGAACCAACAGATGGCAAGATCGAAATTGATGAAGTTGAGATGACAAGTCTTAACAAAAATGAACTCTTGTCAAAGAGAAAAGACATAGCCATGATCTTCCAACATTTCAATTTGTTCAATCAAATGACAGTTTTTGAAAACGTGGCTTATCCACTGAGGCTTGCCAAGTGGACCAAGGCGGATATAGAAAAAAGAGTAGACGAGATGCTGGACTTTGTAGAATTAAAAAATAGAAAAAATTCTTACCCAGCAGAATTGTCCGGCGGACAAAAGCAAAGAGTTGCCATTGCCAGGGCCCTGGCCACCAACCCCAAGATACTCTTGAGTGACGAAGCAACTTCAGCTCTTGATCCAAGTACGACCAAGGACATTTGCGACCTGATCAAACGCTCAGCCAAAGTCTATGGAACGACAGTAATAATTATCACCCACCAAATGGAAGTGGCCAAGGATATTTGTAACCGCATAGCTGTAATGGAAAACGGCAAAATCATAGAAGAAAACGAAGCCGAAGAGCTCTTTAGAAATCCACGGGAAAAAGTAACCCGGGCTTTTATCGAAGCAATTCCAATTTCTGAGGAAGCTAAGTACCATGACTATGAGAGCAAAGGCAGATTGGTCAGACTGACCTACGATGGAGCGACTGCGGATACGCCAATTATTTCGCAAATCTCCAAGGACTTTGATGTTAAGATAAATATTTTATCAGGCAACATCAACAAGCTTGTGGACACCAGCGTGGGCTACTTGATAGTAGAATTTATTGGCGAAGATGCAGAGATTGATAGGACTCTTAAGTATTGCAAGGACGGAGGAATTAATTTGGAGGTGCTAAATGTTTGA
- a CDS encoding methionine ABC transporter permease — protein sequence MFDILKTATWETLAMVSVSSFFAVLIGLPIGLVLFATKKDSIAENKAFYKILDVIINIFRSMPFVILMIVVFPLAKLIVGKKIGMVAAMVPLSVAAAPFVARMMENVFSEIDKGIIEALKSMGATNFQILKVVLKESKPGVIDAVTMTIINLIGYSAMAGALGGGGLGDIAIRYGWNMNQTDMLMAAVVIIVIIVQIVQRLGTNLAEKSNKK from the coding sequence ATGTTTGATATATTAAAAACAGCCACATGGGAAACACTTGCCATGGTGAGTGTATCATCGTTTTTTGCAGTTCTAATAGGACTTCCAATCGGACTAGTCCTCTTTGCCACAAAGAAAGATTCCATAGCAGAAAATAAAGCATTTTATAAAATTTTAGATGTAATAATAAATATATTTAGATCAATGCCTTTTGTCATCTTGATGATTGTGGTCTTTCCACTGGCAAAACTTATCGTCGGCAAAAAAATCGGCATGGTCGCAGCCATGGTTCCACTTTCAGTTGCAGCTGCACCCTTTGTAGCTCGTATGATGGAAAATGTATTTTCAGAAATCGATAAGGGAATCATCGAAGCTCTCAAGAGTATGGGGGCGACCAATTTTCAAATACTAAAAGTTGTTTTAAAGGAGAGTAAACCCGGCGTAATCGACGCCGTAACCATGACCATTATAAATTTGATTGGCTACTCAGCAATGGCAGGCGCCCTTGGCGGCGGAGGCCTGGGAGACATAGCCATCAGATACGGTTGGAATATGAACCAAACCGACATGCTCATGGCCGCAGTAGTAATAATAGTAATAATAGTACAAATAGTTCAACGCTTAGGAACCAACCTAGCAGAAAAATCAAACAAAAAATAA
- a CDS encoding MetQ/NlpA family ABC transporter substrate-binding protein: MKKTLTILTIVLALAFTFVGCKKESGDLTKIKVGVSPVPHAEIVEALKDEFKAQGLDVEVVTFTDYVQPNIALAEGDLDLNYFQHEPYLKEFCESRNLDLTSIGAIHLEPMGLYSNKVKSLDEFKDGDEIVIPNDPSNGARALRLLEDAGLIKLSDYNSESITEKDIVENPKNLKITAVDAATVAKAYSDVAGGVINSNFALGVGLNPKTDPLLIEKTEGNPNANIVAARTDDKDNEAYKKFVQVLKSDKAKQFINEKYDGSVIPVE; the protein is encoded by the coding sequence ATGAAAAAAACATTAACAATTTTAACAATCGTATTAGCGCTCGCATTCACATTCGTAGGATGCAAAAAAGAAAGCGGAGACCTGACCAAAATTAAAGTTGGCGTATCTCCAGTACCACACGCAGAAATCGTAGAAGCACTCAAAGACGAATTTAAAGCCCAAGGCCTAGATGTAGAAGTAGTTACATTTACAGACTATGTACAACCAAACATCGCCCTAGCAGAAGGCGACCTAGACCTAAACTACTTCCAACACGAACCATATCTAAAAGAATTCTGTGAATCCAGAAATCTTGATCTAACAAGTATCGGTGCAATCCACCTAGAACCAATGGGTTTATATTCAAACAAAGTAAAATCTCTTGATGAATTCAAAGATGGTGACGAAATTGTAATTCCAAACGACCCATCAAATGGAGCACGTGCTTTGAGACTCTTGGAAGACGCAGGACTCATCAAACTATCTGATTACAACTCAGAAAGCATTACAGAAAAAGATATAGTTGAAAATCCAAAGAATTTAAAAATCACAGCAGTAGATGCAGCTACAGTTGCCAAAGCCTACTCAGACGTAGCAGGCGGAGTTATCAACTCAAACTTTGCACTTGGCGTTGGCTTAAACCCAAAGACCGACCCACTATTAATTGAAAAAACAGAAGGAAATCCAAATGCAAATATCGTTGCAGCGAGAACAGATGACAAAGACAATGAAGCTTACAAAAAATTCGTCCAAGTCTTAAAATCAGACAAAGCAAAACAATTTATCAACGAAAAATACGACGGATCAGTAATCCCAGTAGAATAA
- a CDS encoding class B sortase — MKKGKLLLNILIIVVAIFFAYKLYDFLHTKADQKESIQIYSDLKDLKPVKEEAAVKVDEDIEEEEDDDYEIDFGQLKSVNEDIIAWISDGGSIDYPIVQGKDNYKYLYTAATGKRNVAGAIFMDYRNMSIADPLVLIYGHEMDNKTMFGTLHEFKREPEHLDFTFTTEEGEFETKAVVAGIISGETYINPKDYNSFEKMQRFYKLIKDNAVYDSGYELEEDDKIIALITCTYERKNVRLVVLTVYNDKDEDGKSKEIQVEDDM; from the coding sequence ATGAAGAAGGGTAAGCTTTTATTAAATATTTTAATAATCGTAGTTGCAATATTTTTTGCCTACAAGCTTTATGACTTTCTTCATACCAAGGCCGATCAAAAGGAATCAATACAAATTTATTCTGATTTGAAGGATTTAAAACCTGTCAAAGAGGAGGCCGCCGTCAAGGTGGACGAGGATATTGAGGAGGAGGAAGACGATGATTATGAAATCGACTTTGGCCAACTCAAATCTGTCAACGAGGATATAATTGCGTGGATATCTGACGGCGGCAGTATTGATTATCCGATTGTGCAGGGAAAAGATAATTATAAATATCTTTATACTGCTGCAACGGGTAAGAGAAATGTAGCGGGGGCAATATTTATGGATTATAGAAACATGAGTATTGCCGATCCGCTTGTACTTATTTACGGGCACGAGATGGATAACAAGACTATGTTTGGGACTCTCCATGAATTTAAGAGAGAGCCTGAGCATTTGGATTTTACCTTTACAACAGAGGAGGGCGAGTTTGAGACCAAGGCTGTTGTAGCGGGTATTATCTCGGGCGAAACATATATTAATCCAAAGGATTATAATTCCTTTGAAAAAATGCAAAGATTTTATAAGCTGATCAAGGACAATGCGGTCTACGATTCTGGCTATGAGCTAGAGGAGGACGATAAAATAATCGCCCTCATAACCTGCACCTACGAAAGGAAAAACGTAAGGTTGGTTGTTTTGACGGTTTATAATGATAAGGACGAGGACGGTAAGTCCAAAGAAATCCAAGTCGAAGATGATATGTAG